A window of the Acidimicrobiales bacterium genome harbors these coding sequences:
- a CDS encoding alpha/beta hydrolase — translation MSASMESNTSAESNTAASAVSLEAGRDGLTRLERHWAAPTPRAAMVLVHGIGEHSGRYEHVGQRLAAAGIDVLGFDNRGFGQSGGKRAHLDSFDQFLDDVEDLLARQRRLDVPVILMGHSLGGLIASTYLVSDRPQPDLAILSAPALEAIVPGWQRKLAPVLSKIAPSLFIKSKIDAELLSRDVAVQQAYLDDPLVFGGATARFGNEVFTTMATTSASLDRITIPLYVLHGDADRLVPLSASDGLAALGTAERRVWPGLRHECLNEPEHDQVLDELIAWVDAQLATS, via the coding sequence GTGAGCGCATCGATGGAATCCAACACCTCCGCGGAATCCAACACCGCAGCGTCAGCCGTGTCGCTCGAGGCCGGACGCGACGGCCTCACCCGCCTGGAACGTCACTGGGCCGCGCCGACACCCCGGGCCGCCATGGTGTTGGTCCACGGCATCGGCGAACACAGCGGACGCTACGAGCACGTCGGCCAGCGGCTCGCCGCCGCGGGGATCGACGTGCTGGGGTTCGACAACCGCGGTTTCGGTCAGAGCGGAGGCAAGCGGGCGCACCTCGACTCGTTCGATCAGTTCCTCGACGACGTCGAGGACCTCCTGGCCCGGCAACGACGCCTCGACGTGCCGGTGATCCTCATGGGGCATTCGCTGGGCGGACTCATCGCGTCGACCTACCTCGTGTCCGACCGACCGCAGCCCGATCTCGCCATCTTGAGCGCACCCGCCCTCGAGGCGATCGTTCCCGGCTGGCAACGCAAACTGGCGCCGGTCCTGAGCAAGATCGCACCGTCGCTGTTCATCAAGTCGAAGATCGACGCCGAGCTCCTCAGCCGAGACGTGGCCGTGCAGCAGGCCTACCTCGATGACCCGCTGGTGTTCGGAGGGGCAACGGCCCGGTTCGGCAACGAGGTCTTCACCACGATGGCGACCACGAGCGCATCGCTCGACCGGATCACGATCCCGCTCTACGTGCTGCACGGCGACGCCGATCGGCTGGTGCCGCTGTCGGCGTCCGACGGCCTTGCCGCGCTCGGCACGGCCGAACGCCGGGTCTGGCCCGGGCTACGTCACGAATGCCTGAACGAGCCCGAGCACGACCAGGTGCTCGACGAACTCATCGCCTGGGTCGACGCTCAGTTGGCGACGTCGTAG
- a CDS encoding cation transporter, with the protein MTTYTVPGISCDHCKNAIEGEVATVAGVDSVVVDVASKTVTVVGGDDAAIRAAIDEAGYDVAN; encoded by the coding sequence ATGACCACGTACACCGTTCCCGGCATCTCCTGCGACCACTGCAAGAACGCCATCGAAGGCGAAGTCGCCACCGTCGCCGGTGTCGATTCGGTCGTCGTCGACGTTGCATCGAAGACCGTCACCGTCGTCGGCGGCGACGACGCCGCCATCCGAGCGGCGATCGACGAAGCGGGCTACGACGTCGCCAACTGA